tcaattcatgtgggaccccccactAAATCCATCCCTtttggggccagtgtccttaATAGCACATCGTCTCGTGTCTACTTCCTTCGGGGaatagcctcctcgctagtacattacccggtgtctagctctgataccatttgtaacagcccaagtctaccATGAGcggatattgttttctttgggctttccctttcgagatTCCCcttaaagctttaaaacgcgtatggtaggaaaatgtttccgcacccttataaatgcgTTTCTTGTCAAGAGCGTGGGACCGTAGGATCTCAActctatataaaataaaacataaaaaaaataaaaattacacaaaaaaaaaaaaaaacctataaatagcaattctctctcctctctctttctctctctctaaaattcaaaactcaaTTCTGACATTTTCTCTCAACCCCATGTCTCAATTTCACAAATCCGATCACCAAAAGGTAAAAGAACCACCAAAGCCACCGGAGGAAGGTGATCGGAGCAAGGAGGAAGACGGCGGCGGAGAAGCAGTGGATTGTGGTGGAGAGAGCTGCCGAACTCCGACATCTCTCCAACATCGAATTCCCACCGCACGAAGCTACCCGACGACGCCGAGAAAGCGGAAGGTTGCGAGCAAGAGGAAATTTTCAGATCAAAGCTTCTTCGAGGTCGCCGGACGGGGAGAGGTAGAATCCTTGTTTGCCTTATTTTACAGGGTCTCTTCTACCAAAAGAagatttacaaatatataaaacccTAATTAGGGTTTGTATAATTACGCGTATACACCAAGTTTGATCTATAAATCCGAAGcgtaatttcaaaaaaatttaataaatttttaattttgtatccaATACGATTACATTTGAATCACTACAcgatccttataaaaaaaaacccgaaCATATTTTAATGTTCGAGGGGGGACGGTTGGTGTAGATTTATTTGTTGTTGgatgtttttgtttggtttgtaCAAGGTTATGTGGTCATGTTTTGTGTCTTGTTTGGGGATATCATTTgcaaaccaaataaatatagGAAGAAACAGACAACATAATATAGTACTCATGTGTTCATTTTCTTAGGATTCTTGTTTTGTGTTCATAAATATGACAACTTTTCTCAAAAATCATGTTAAATtactatttacttttatttttctcaaattttaaaatatgggtttttttttcttgtacgATATTGTTTGGATCTGATAATTCTACGTAGGAGTGTTCATATAATTTGAGAACCGACGAGCTCGGACTATCCAACCCAACGTGTCTGGGTTAGATTTTTGGTTTGCATTTGGTTGGATTTTTTAGCAACTGAAAAGTCGGACCAGTTCCGAGTCAACCCaatcaactcgaaaatagggttacaatccaaccaaacctaatacttttaagattattatgaacatTAAGAATACCCGTGTTTGCAATCGATGTTAGTGATGCGttaaaatgtttgatatttgaatttttattagattttagttattaacgtaatatatattatagataagtaagattttttaaaaagaataaccCGACAATCCAATCCGTAAATAGAGGATTAGGTTTTGAACTCTGTTCGGGTTACTCGAGTTactatatgtatgtatatatatatatatatatatatatatatatatatatgcataattgttggttgattttaatttggataataattcaattttattgcAATATTGTAGATGGGTCACATGGGTGTAAAACATAGTAGAGCAAGGGCCTATTGAGCTATTGCTTAATTTTTCCCtgaaaactatataaattattttcatattcataattGTAATTCAATGCAATTGGTGgattattaaaatttgcatCTAGTCCCATAAATGACCTCTCGGTTTCGAAACGTTCCTCTTAGAAACGTCAAATGGTTGGGGACGGGAAGCCTTTTATGTAACGACTCTATTCCTATCAAAATAGGGCAAGGTTGAATTTATAGTAATTTTCTACACACGATCCACGTACGCGTATATGAACCCACCAGATAAGCTCATATACATATCCTTAGACTTGACTACGGGCTAGAGAATGACGTTCCTATGAGACATGTATGTATATACCGGACATATCTATCATGGTTTACATTAAGTCGGAGTCACAAAATATCCTTGGAACTAGCTTGATTCCGCTTCTCGAAACTCAACTCCAGGTTCCATAGTATCGTATTTAGAATATCGTCATGAAAAATTTACTCACCTAATAACTTTAACGAACCTGAAACttggttttaattattataagttCGCCAAATAGCGGCAGTACTGACCTCAAACGCTCCCAATAACGTAAAAAAACGATGACAATACCCTTTTCGGGTATATGAAAGATAGtaagaaaatttgattaatagagaaagaagaagaaacaaaaaataaatcagacttcaaatggaagaaagaatTATTGTTTTACTTCGAGTTACAAATCTTCGGGATTATGCAGCTAAGAACAAACTCGGATCATATCTCAAAGATCCACTTTGCATTTTGTATTATCAAAAGGTGTTGAACCATTGATCTTAAGTCTGACTCGATCACAATAGATCTCTAGCGACCGACGTTTCGATGCCCATTTCTCGACAATGTAACTGATAGAAACAGAGCGAGACAAAAATGAGATGGAAGCTAAATTTGATGGGATACTgatatgttatatatctatcttAAAAGTCAAATGTTTATACCTGACATGAGCTGAGAAGTGAAGTTCGGGATTCAACCCATCTGATAGcatcaaatctttcatttgccCGAAAGGGTAAATGAAGTTGACTTCGACGGTGGGGTTCAAGAAGGTTTGGTTTCCGGGCGGTTGCGTGAACGTAGGGATCGTGGTGGTAAACGTCTGACCCATATCATCAAGTGTCATCTTCATAGAATCCATATGAATGGAGGCTCTTTTGTTAGGGTTATAGCTTTTGATAGTGAAAGATATGGAGGCATTGAGCTTTCTATCAGTTAAGCTATGGGGTGTTACATGGCCATTTTCCAATATAAGATTTGGGGTTTTGGGGAAGACAACAAGCCAACAAATGACAATAGCAAGACCGACAAGGAACATGACAGCCAACAAGCTTCGTCCTATGATTCTCATGAGCTTGGTGCGTTTTGCTGTCCCATGTTGATGTCCATAGGAGCTTGGTTTTGGTGCCTCAATGATGGAggttgttgatgatgatgctTCTCCTTGTGTATTGCTCCTCATGTTCTTCAACaaatgttgtgtttttttgttgggtttgatTTGTTGTGTCGTGTATATGTGGATAAGAAAtgtgtttgttttggcttTCTTGATGAGGGAGTAGAGGAATATATGCTCACCATGTGCATTTGGGTTTTGAGTTTACTTGTAGTCCAAGTTGATACACTTGTAGTTCAAGATTTGGGTTGTCTCCCGGACGTCGATAACGCTACAATCAAGTCCCGTTGTAACCAGCTCAGTTCTCTAACCACAATTTGTCACGTGCCaaactcttctttctttctttttgaatacttttttattttttctactATCTACCGGAGTGGACGGAAATCTCAACCTAGGGGTATAATGGTAATTTTACTATAACATACATACAATACTCTCCGGTTCTTTAACCTATAATGTCCTTAAATATTACTCTTGAATCAAATCTCACACGACAAGAGGAAAAAACGAGTTTCTAGGGTTTTTTTCGTTCAAACTCGGGATTGGGAAGAACTGAATCTATAAAACACATGAACTTTAATTTGAGAAacgatttatttattatttttagggCTCACACGGTAAAAAAGGAAACTAGTATTATCAAATGGTACATGGCAAGAGATTGTTTTGTACATGTGTACATGTCTCGAAGTGGGTACTAAAGACCATTTTCTATCATTGTCCAAGTCCACCTAGTAGATATGGTCCGTTTTAGCTtgttatgtatcatcgtcagccgtactgttttaaaatgcgtctgctagggagaggtttccacactcttataaggaatgtttgtGTAAGTCAGGCtaagagatattgtcctttagCCCCATTACGTACCGTTGTCAaatactagagagaggtttccacactcttatagggaatgttttgttcccactccaatcgacgtggaatttcacaatccatccctttgggagccaacatcctcgttggtacaccgcccggtgtctgactctaatactatttgtaatagccaaacctcaccgctaacaaatattgtctactttaaccCATTACATATAATCGTCAATCTTACGATTTTATAACGCATAATTACGTACAAGTAATCTCTGATCATTGCTACGATCTTACTTTCTCGAAAACTATCAAATAATTCAACACATTCCTCTTTATGAAACAACATTTCACAAATCTCAACAAGTTCTTAATAGGTATAAGATACCAATTTCAATATCTCAAGCAATGTAAAGTATTTCTAAATTCAGAAGGGTATCatagaatttgaaaaattcataccaatttcaaaacaaaaatctcaAGACCTCGATCAAAGGTTGAAGCTATTTTCGATCTTCAACCTTTACGATCACTCGAGCATCATATAGAAAGATTCAAACAAATCAATCTGGTCGAGAGGTGATAAACAAAAGGTTTAcgtctaaattaaatttctcgACCAATTactaaacaaaacattttctaattatttttgtcttttttttttaaaagccaAAATGTCacaatattacaaaatttccctttttttaagaaaaattaattcatccatttgaattttactttatttccattttatttcaattttatccattaataaaaatatatttaaattttatattttatctaaaaaaatacttttaaatttttaaaagttttaatattatattttttttataaagataaattttaaaatttatgggtaatttgatgtattttttattttttttttaaagtttaagagtattattattaaaacttttgaaactttaaaagtatttttaagataaatagaattaaaaactagccataaagaaaattaaaaactatacTATAAACGAACAATCATTTCTTTAAAACACGAGACAATCAATTAGAAACgtcatcaaattatttattcttcgaGGATGTCCTCAACATCgagaaatatatatctaaGTGTATGTGCGACCGTTCAGACAATGAATCAAGACAAAAGGTTTAAGCATGTTTGTTACGAAAATGTTTCCACAGTTTTATaacaaatgtttcattctcctctcgtCTCGATCTCTCAATACGGTAACAACTTAAGCCCACCtctaatgtttcgttctcctctccaatcaatgtcaGATCTCTCAATACGGTAACAACGTTATCTCAATTAATGTCAGATCTCTCAATACGGTAACAACTTAAGCGCACCTCTAACAGGTATgtttttcgttctcctctttaATTGATGTCGGATCCCTCAATACCGttccactttgacccgttacgtattgccgtcagcttcacaattttaaaacgtgtctgggAAGGAGTTTTCAcgtctttatttatataaaaaaaaatcattcactgcgccactctgatctaataatatattatgtgAACCTATaagttatgggcccaccacgcttctTTCGACTACATTGTTACATATTAAAGTTCATGGACTAAAGTATTATAGAACTAAATTGTTgcaaactaaaatttatagactaaattgttatttcATATAAGTTTAAGGACGAAAAgtgtttttaacttttaattaattttcataattttttttagaaagcaCATccgttagagaggggaacgaagcatttctcataaaagtgtgaaaaattttctcaaatagacgcgttttaaaatcgtgaggttgacgacaatacgtaatagGTTAAATCGAACAATGTCTGTtacacaatttatttattattaaatcgaacaaaattttgagattaaatttcaattaaaaataaattgagatatattttatacaatttatttattattaaatgaatatattgatttattttaattataaaatgaaaataaaaatatttatataaaatgcaaaaaaaaaaaatattaggaaTATCTTGGGCATTTAAGTAAATTTTTACAGATGGTATTATGGTAATTTTACCATTTATCTTCGTTGAGTTAGGGCTGAAAATCACCATACCCACAGCGTAAGAGCAAAAGAATAGCACGCAGGCGCTGGAACGGAGAAGAAAACTGGAAGATCAGTGGCGTGGGTGGCTTCGGTGAAGAAGCAGGGCTGTGTAGGTCTCGGTTTAGCGGGCTGAATCGTGACGCCGTGAGTCTCAGTGTAGAGGACTGTGACTCGCCGCCGTGTGTCTCAGCTCAGCAGCGGTTTGAGCGTCGTTGTGGGTGTCAGTTTCTTATGCTTGGAAGCTTTTGATAACGATTACAGGGGCAGCCAGATATGGGTCCTTTTTAAGATGAAATCGACGGTAACGTTGATGTTAACAATCGGTGGAGATTGTGGTTAGCTTTCAGGGGAGTCTGATTCTCAGTTTGTGTGGGTTAATTGCTTCATTGTATCTCTGTATTAACGACTTGATGCTCTTACACTGTAAGTGGAGCCTGCTGTCTGCTAGGAATGTTCTGCATTACTCGTACACTGTAAGTGGTACCTCTAAATTTCTTCcgttcttgtttgtttgtgtaATATTGCTCCGGAAATCGATTGTTTTGCTGTGAACTGTGTTTGTTACCAATTAGATTGGAAGAAGAATTCTGTTGTATATCTAAGTTCTGAAGTTGATAGATGTGTAAGAATGTCCAAATTAGAGTTCATGGCAGTAGTTTGTAGATGTTCTTGATAGGTGGAATCCAGATTATTTCTCAAAGTCTCTTCTAGGTCTTGATTATTGGACTTTTTGATATAGTAACCTTAGCCAGTTGGGTCTCCGAACCCTCATA
This genomic interval from Cucurbita pepo subsp. pepo cultivar mu-cu-16 chromosome LG20, ASM280686v2, whole genome shotgun sequence contains the following:
- the LOC111783397 gene encoding uncharacterized protein At1g08160-like, whose amino-acid sequence is MRSNTQGEASSSTTSIIEAPKPSSYGHQHGTAKRTKLMRIIGRSLLAVMFLVGLAIVICWLVVFPKTPNLILENGHVTPHSLTDRKLNASISFTIKSYNPNKRASIHMDSMKMTLDDMGQTFTTTIPTFTQPPGNQTFLNPTVEVNFIYPFGQMKDLMLSDGLNPELHFSAHVSYIVEKWASKRRSLEIYCDRVRLKINGSTPFDNTKCKVDL